A window from Mangifera indica cultivar Alphonso chromosome 2, CATAS_Mindica_2.1, whole genome shotgun sequence encodes these proteins:
- the LOC123206716 gene encoding YTH domain-containing protein ECT4 isoform X4 codes for MAATQSQGSDRTTEEQPADPDNMKEQPLPAKIESSVSPNSSQGAATLGQTRETAAQTGSFSGGDRSVYSPTIYAPQAQGFYYRGYDNFIGEWDEYAPYVNVEGLELGSPGVYNDNPSLVFHAGYSYSPQMPYGPYSPVTTPSVGGDANMYSPQQFPFSGPPYYQQLVPPSMPYITPPTPASQPEITTLLSADQQNDNMLYGPRPGYPPPVGSFSRGSIPGNPGVLGFHDLQQGFDGLRSGGLWSDWSKPSDRQRPLTPISPAVSPQPVGTFGSFGQNVPMASQQQRSVYGFGSGLNSYNRGYMHSGFNQGSSFGSASISTLGMSNRAWVSVDNSKRRGRGNGSLCGCNGNLDILSEQNRGPRASKPKGQMTEEQGSSVDNNKFSKATVKILDESYNRPDFVTDYKDAKFFIIKSYSEDNVHKSIKYSVWASTPNGNKKLDSAYHEAKEKQETCPVFLFFSVNASAQFCGVAEMVGPVDFEKSVDYWQQDKWSGQFPVKWHIIKDVPNSQFRHIVLENNDNKPVTNSRDTQEVKLEQGIEMLNIFKNYETDMSILDDFDFYEDRQKTMQERKSRQQASLMTVGLVGENDHRNAVTYSTDFIKQMSKSFAQVVRLDEGNKQGTGTERPTSASEGSLGARVTLEDARPATVSSAQIG; via the exons ATGGCGGCAACCCAATCACAAGGTTCAGATCGTACCACTG AAGAGCAACCTGCAGATCCAGATAACATGAAGGAGCAG CCTCTTCCAGCTAAGATTGAGAGCTCAGTTTCTCCTAATTCCTCCCAGGGTGCTGCCACTTTAGGACAGACAAGAGAGACTGCTGCTCAAACAGGTTCCTTTTCAGGTGGAGACCGTTCTGTTTATTCGCCTACTATCTATGCACCACAGGCACAGGGATTCTACTATAGAG GTTATGATAATTTCATTGGTGAATGGGATGAATATGCCCCATATGTCAATGTCGAAGGATTGGAACTTGGATCTCCC GGGGTTTACAATGACAATCCTTCACTTGTCTTCCATGCTGGATATAGCTACAGTCCGCAAATGCCATATGGACCATATTCCCCTGTCACTACACCTTCTGTAGGTGGAGATGCAAACATGTATTCACCCCAGCAGTTTCCATTCTCTGGGCCACCTTATTATCAGCAGTTGGTTCCACCTAGTATGCCGTATATTACTCCACCAACTCCAGCATCACAACCAGAGATTACCACTTTACTGAGTGCTGACCAACAAAATGACAATATGCTATATGGACCACGTCCTGGTTATCCTCCACCAGTGGGATCTTTCAGTAGAGGCAGCATACCTGGGAATCCTGGTGTGCTTGGCTTTCATGATTTACAGCAGGGGTTTGACGGACTGAGATCTGGAGGACTTTGGTCAGATTGGTCAAAACCCTCTGATAGACAACGGCCTCTGACACCAATATCACCTGCTGTATCTCCACAACCAGTTGGCACATTTGGGTCATTTGGGCAGAATGTTCCTATG GCATCCCAACAACAAAGATCAGTCTATGGGTTTGGATCTGGTTTGAACTCCTACAATAGAGGCTATATGCACAGTGGTTTTAACCAGGGCTCCAGTTTTGGTAGTGCATCTATTTCTACGCTGGGAATGAGCAATCGGGCCTGGGTTTCTGTTGACAATAGCAAACGACGTGGGAGGGGTAATGGCTCTCTTTGTGGTTGCAATGGTAATCTTGATATACTTAGTGAGCAAAACCGGGGACCAAGGGCCTCAAAGCCTAAGGGTCAAATGACTGAAGAACAAGGATCTTCTGttgataataacaaatttagCAAGGCTACTGTCAAGATTCTTGATGAGTCATACAACAGGCCAGATTTTGTCACTGACTACAAAGATGCtaaatttttcatcatcaaGTCATATAGTGAAGATAATGTTCACAAGAGCATCAAGTACAGTGTCTGGGCCAGCACACCAAATGGGAACAAAAAGTTAGATTCTGCTTATCATGAAGCTAAAGAGAAGCAAGAGACATGCCCAGTGTTTCTCTTCTTTTCG GTGAATGCTAGTGCTCAGTTTTGTGGGGTGGCTGAAATGGTTGGGCCTGTTGATTTTGAAAAGAGTGTGGATTACTGGCAGCAAGATAAATGGAGTGGACAGTTCCCAGTCAAGTGGCATATTATTAAAGATGTTCCAAACAGCCAATTCCGTCACATTGTACTTGAAAATAATGACAATAAGCCTGTGACCAACAGTCGAGATACTCAGGAG GTAAAATTGGAGCAGGGAATTGAGATGTTGAACATCTTCAAGAATTATGAAACCGATATGTCAATCCTAGACGATTTTGATTTCTACGAAGATCGTCAGAAAACCATGCAAGAAAGGAAGTCAAGACAGCAAGCTAGCCTGATGACTGTAGGATTAGTTGGAGAAAATGATCATAGAAATGCTGTTACATATTCTACTGATTTCATCAAGCAGATGTCTAAGAGCTTTGCTCAAGTTGTTCGCTTGGACGAGGGTAATAAACAAGGCACTGGTACTGAAAGACCTACCTCTGCCTCTGAAGGTTCTTTGGGTGCCAGAGTTACACTAGAAGATGCCCGCCCAGCTACTGTATCTTCTGCTCAAATTGGTTAG
- the LOC123206716 gene encoding YTH domain-containing protein ECT4 isoform X3, which produces MAATQSQGSDRTTEEQPADPDNMKEQVLPLPAKIESSVSPNSSQGAATLGQTRETAAQTGSFSGGDRSVYSPTIYAPQAQGFYYRGYDNFIGEWDEYAPYVNVEGLELGSPGVYNDNPSLVFHAGYSYSPQMPYGPYSPVTTPSVGGDANMYSPQQFPFSGPPYYQQLVPPSMPYITPPTPASQPEITTLLSADQQNDNMLYGPRPGYPPPVGSFSRGSIPGNPGVLGFHDLQQGFDGLRSGGLWSDWSKPSDRQRPLTPISPAVSPQPVGTFGSFGQNVPMASQQQRSVYGFGSGLNSYNRGYMHSGFNQGSSFGSASISTLGMSNRAWVSVDNSKRRGRGNGSLCGCNGNLDILSEQNRGPRASKPKGQMTEEQGSSVDNNKFSKATVKILDESYNRPDFVTDYKDAKFFIIKSYSEDNVHKSIKYSVWASTPNGNKKLDSAYHEAKEKQETCPVFLFFSVNASAQFCGVAEMVGPVDFEKSVDYWQQDKWSGQFPVKWHIIKDVPNSQFRHIVLENNDNKPVTNSRDTQEVKLEQGIEMLNIFKNYETDMSILDDFDFYEDRQKTMQERKSRQQASLMTVGLVGENDHRNAVTYSTDFIKQMSKSFAQVVRLDEGNKQGTGTERPTSASEGSLGARVTLEDARPATVSSAQIG; this is translated from the exons ATGGCGGCAACCCAATCACAAGGTTCAGATCGTACCACTG AAGAGCAACCTGCAGATCCAGATAACATGAAGGAGCAGGTACTT CCTCTTCCAGCTAAGATTGAGAGCTCAGTTTCTCCTAATTCCTCCCAGGGTGCTGCCACTTTAGGACAGACAAGAGAGACTGCTGCTCAAACAGGTTCCTTTTCAGGTGGAGACCGTTCTGTTTATTCGCCTACTATCTATGCACCACAGGCACAGGGATTCTACTATAGAG GTTATGATAATTTCATTGGTGAATGGGATGAATATGCCCCATATGTCAATGTCGAAGGATTGGAACTTGGATCTCCC GGGGTTTACAATGACAATCCTTCACTTGTCTTCCATGCTGGATATAGCTACAGTCCGCAAATGCCATATGGACCATATTCCCCTGTCACTACACCTTCTGTAGGTGGAGATGCAAACATGTATTCACCCCAGCAGTTTCCATTCTCTGGGCCACCTTATTATCAGCAGTTGGTTCCACCTAGTATGCCGTATATTACTCCACCAACTCCAGCATCACAACCAGAGATTACCACTTTACTGAGTGCTGACCAACAAAATGACAATATGCTATATGGACCACGTCCTGGTTATCCTCCACCAGTGGGATCTTTCAGTAGAGGCAGCATACCTGGGAATCCTGGTGTGCTTGGCTTTCATGATTTACAGCAGGGGTTTGACGGACTGAGATCTGGAGGACTTTGGTCAGATTGGTCAAAACCCTCTGATAGACAACGGCCTCTGACACCAATATCACCTGCTGTATCTCCACAACCAGTTGGCACATTTGGGTCATTTGGGCAGAATGTTCCTATG GCATCCCAACAACAAAGATCAGTCTATGGGTTTGGATCTGGTTTGAACTCCTACAATAGAGGCTATATGCACAGTGGTTTTAACCAGGGCTCCAGTTTTGGTAGTGCATCTATTTCTACGCTGGGAATGAGCAATCGGGCCTGGGTTTCTGTTGACAATAGCAAACGACGTGGGAGGGGTAATGGCTCTCTTTGTGGTTGCAATGGTAATCTTGATATACTTAGTGAGCAAAACCGGGGACCAAGGGCCTCAAAGCCTAAGGGTCAAATGACTGAAGAACAAGGATCTTCTGttgataataacaaatttagCAAGGCTACTGTCAAGATTCTTGATGAGTCATACAACAGGCCAGATTTTGTCACTGACTACAAAGATGCtaaatttttcatcatcaaGTCATATAGTGAAGATAATGTTCACAAGAGCATCAAGTACAGTGTCTGGGCCAGCACACCAAATGGGAACAAAAAGTTAGATTCTGCTTATCATGAAGCTAAAGAGAAGCAAGAGACATGCCCAGTGTTTCTCTTCTTTTCG GTGAATGCTAGTGCTCAGTTTTGTGGGGTGGCTGAAATGGTTGGGCCTGTTGATTTTGAAAAGAGTGTGGATTACTGGCAGCAAGATAAATGGAGTGGACAGTTCCCAGTCAAGTGGCATATTATTAAAGATGTTCCAAACAGCCAATTCCGTCACATTGTACTTGAAAATAATGACAATAAGCCTGTGACCAACAGTCGAGATACTCAGGAG GTAAAATTGGAGCAGGGAATTGAGATGTTGAACATCTTCAAGAATTATGAAACCGATATGTCAATCCTAGACGATTTTGATTTCTACGAAGATCGTCAGAAAACCATGCAAGAAAGGAAGTCAAGACAGCAAGCTAGCCTGATGACTGTAGGATTAGTTGGAGAAAATGATCATAGAAATGCTGTTACATATTCTACTGATTTCATCAAGCAGATGTCTAAGAGCTTTGCTCAAGTTGTTCGCTTGGACGAGGGTAATAAACAAGGCACTGGTACTGAAAGACCTACCTCTGCCTCTGAAGGTTCTTTGGGTGCCAGAGTTACACTAGAAGATGCCCGCCCAGCTACTGTATCTTCTGCTCAAATTGGTTAG
- the LOC123206716 gene encoding YTH domain-containing protein ECT4 isoform X6, with translation MAATQSQEEQPADPDNMKEQPLPAKIESSVSPNSSQGAATLGQTRETAAQTGSFSGGDRSVYSPTIYAPQAQGFYYRGYDNFIGEWDEYAPYVNVEGLELGSPGVYNDNPSLVFHAGYSYSPQMPYGPYSPVTTPSVGGDANMYSPQQFPFSGPPYYQQLVPPSMPYITPPTPASQPEITTLLSADQQNDNMLYGPRPGYPPPVGSFSRGSIPGNPGVLGFHDLQQGFDGLRSGGLWSDWSKPSDRQRPLTPISPAVSPQPVGTFGSFGQNVPMASQQQRSVYGFGSGLNSYNRGYMHSGFNQGSSFGSASISTLGMSNRAWVSVDNSKRRGRGNGSLCGCNGNLDILSEQNRGPRASKPKGQMTEEQGSSVDNNKFSKATVKILDESYNRPDFVTDYKDAKFFIIKSYSEDNVHKSIKYSVWASTPNGNKKLDSAYHEAKEKQETCPVFLFFSVNASAQFCGVAEMVGPVDFEKSVDYWQQDKWSGQFPVKWHIIKDVPNSQFRHIVLENNDNKPVTNSRDTQEVKLEQGIEMLNIFKNYETDMSILDDFDFYEDRQKTMQERKSRQQASLMTVGLVGENDHRNAVTYSTDFIKQMSKSFAQVVRLDEGNKQGTGTERPTSASEGSLGARVTLEDARPATVSSAQIG, from the exons ATGGCGGCAACCCAATCACAAG AAGAGCAACCTGCAGATCCAGATAACATGAAGGAGCAG CCTCTTCCAGCTAAGATTGAGAGCTCAGTTTCTCCTAATTCCTCCCAGGGTGCTGCCACTTTAGGACAGACAAGAGAGACTGCTGCTCAAACAGGTTCCTTTTCAGGTGGAGACCGTTCTGTTTATTCGCCTACTATCTATGCACCACAGGCACAGGGATTCTACTATAGAG GTTATGATAATTTCATTGGTGAATGGGATGAATATGCCCCATATGTCAATGTCGAAGGATTGGAACTTGGATCTCCC GGGGTTTACAATGACAATCCTTCACTTGTCTTCCATGCTGGATATAGCTACAGTCCGCAAATGCCATATGGACCATATTCCCCTGTCACTACACCTTCTGTAGGTGGAGATGCAAACATGTATTCACCCCAGCAGTTTCCATTCTCTGGGCCACCTTATTATCAGCAGTTGGTTCCACCTAGTATGCCGTATATTACTCCACCAACTCCAGCATCACAACCAGAGATTACCACTTTACTGAGTGCTGACCAACAAAATGACAATATGCTATATGGACCACGTCCTGGTTATCCTCCACCAGTGGGATCTTTCAGTAGAGGCAGCATACCTGGGAATCCTGGTGTGCTTGGCTTTCATGATTTACAGCAGGGGTTTGACGGACTGAGATCTGGAGGACTTTGGTCAGATTGGTCAAAACCCTCTGATAGACAACGGCCTCTGACACCAATATCACCTGCTGTATCTCCACAACCAGTTGGCACATTTGGGTCATTTGGGCAGAATGTTCCTATG GCATCCCAACAACAAAGATCAGTCTATGGGTTTGGATCTGGTTTGAACTCCTACAATAGAGGCTATATGCACAGTGGTTTTAACCAGGGCTCCAGTTTTGGTAGTGCATCTATTTCTACGCTGGGAATGAGCAATCGGGCCTGGGTTTCTGTTGACAATAGCAAACGACGTGGGAGGGGTAATGGCTCTCTTTGTGGTTGCAATGGTAATCTTGATATACTTAGTGAGCAAAACCGGGGACCAAGGGCCTCAAAGCCTAAGGGTCAAATGACTGAAGAACAAGGATCTTCTGttgataataacaaatttagCAAGGCTACTGTCAAGATTCTTGATGAGTCATACAACAGGCCAGATTTTGTCACTGACTACAAAGATGCtaaatttttcatcatcaaGTCATATAGTGAAGATAATGTTCACAAGAGCATCAAGTACAGTGTCTGGGCCAGCACACCAAATGGGAACAAAAAGTTAGATTCTGCTTATCATGAAGCTAAAGAGAAGCAAGAGACATGCCCAGTGTTTCTCTTCTTTTCG GTGAATGCTAGTGCTCAGTTTTGTGGGGTGGCTGAAATGGTTGGGCCTGTTGATTTTGAAAAGAGTGTGGATTACTGGCAGCAAGATAAATGGAGTGGACAGTTCCCAGTCAAGTGGCATATTATTAAAGATGTTCCAAACAGCCAATTCCGTCACATTGTACTTGAAAATAATGACAATAAGCCTGTGACCAACAGTCGAGATACTCAGGAG GTAAAATTGGAGCAGGGAATTGAGATGTTGAACATCTTCAAGAATTATGAAACCGATATGTCAATCCTAGACGATTTTGATTTCTACGAAGATCGTCAGAAAACCATGCAAGAAAGGAAGTCAAGACAGCAAGCTAGCCTGATGACTGTAGGATTAGTTGGAGAAAATGATCATAGAAATGCTGTTACATATTCTACTGATTTCATCAAGCAGATGTCTAAGAGCTTTGCTCAAGTTGTTCGCTTGGACGAGGGTAATAAACAAGGCACTGGTACTGAAAGACCTACCTCTGCCTCTGAAGGTTCTTTGGGTGCCAGAGTTACACTAGAAGATGCCCGCCCAGCTACTGTATCTTCTGCTCAAATTGGTTAG
- the LOC123206716 gene encoding YTH domain-containing protein ECT4 isoform X5, whose product MAATQSQEEQPADPDNMKEQVLPLPAKIESSVSPNSSQGAATLGQTRETAAQTGSFSGGDRSVYSPTIYAPQAQGFYYRGYDNFIGEWDEYAPYVNVEGLELGSPGVYNDNPSLVFHAGYSYSPQMPYGPYSPVTTPSVGGDANMYSPQQFPFSGPPYYQQLVPPSMPYITPPTPASQPEITTLLSADQQNDNMLYGPRPGYPPPVGSFSRGSIPGNPGVLGFHDLQQGFDGLRSGGLWSDWSKPSDRQRPLTPISPAVSPQPVGTFGSFGQNVPMASQQQRSVYGFGSGLNSYNRGYMHSGFNQGSSFGSASISTLGMSNRAWVSVDNSKRRGRGNGSLCGCNGNLDILSEQNRGPRASKPKGQMTEEQGSSVDNNKFSKATVKILDESYNRPDFVTDYKDAKFFIIKSYSEDNVHKSIKYSVWASTPNGNKKLDSAYHEAKEKQETCPVFLFFSVNASAQFCGVAEMVGPVDFEKSVDYWQQDKWSGQFPVKWHIIKDVPNSQFRHIVLENNDNKPVTNSRDTQEVKLEQGIEMLNIFKNYETDMSILDDFDFYEDRQKTMQERKSRQQASLMTVGLVGENDHRNAVTYSTDFIKQMSKSFAQVVRLDEGNKQGTGTERPTSASEGSLGARVTLEDARPATVSSAQIG is encoded by the exons ATGGCGGCAACCCAATCACAAG AAGAGCAACCTGCAGATCCAGATAACATGAAGGAGCAGGTACTT CCTCTTCCAGCTAAGATTGAGAGCTCAGTTTCTCCTAATTCCTCCCAGGGTGCTGCCACTTTAGGACAGACAAGAGAGACTGCTGCTCAAACAGGTTCCTTTTCAGGTGGAGACCGTTCTGTTTATTCGCCTACTATCTATGCACCACAGGCACAGGGATTCTACTATAGAG GTTATGATAATTTCATTGGTGAATGGGATGAATATGCCCCATATGTCAATGTCGAAGGATTGGAACTTGGATCTCCC GGGGTTTACAATGACAATCCTTCACTTGTCTTCCATGCTGGATATAGCTACAGTCCGCAAATGCCATATGGACCATATTCCCCTGTCACTACACCTTCTGTAGGTGGAGATGCAAACATGTATTCACCCCAGCAGTTTCCATTCTCTGGGCCACCTTATTATCAGCAGTTGGTTCCACCTAGTATGCCGTATATTACTCCACCAACTCCAGCATCACAACCAGAGATTACCACTTTACTGAGTGCTGACCAACAAAATGACAATATGCTATATGGACCACGTCCTGGTTATCCTCCACCAGTGGGATCTTTCAGTAGAGGCAGCATACCTGGGAATCCTGGTGTGCTTGGCTTTCATGATTTACAGCAGGGGTTTGACGGACTGAGATCTGGAGGACTTTGGTCAGATTGGTCAAAACCCTCTGATAGACAACGGCCTCTGACACCAATATCACCTGCTGTATCTCCACAACCAGTTGGCACATTTGGGTCATTTGGGCAGAATGTTCCTATG GCATCCCAACAACAAAGATCAGTCTATGGGTTTGGATCTGGTTTGAACTCCTACAATAGAGGCTATATGCACAGTGGTTTTAACCAGGGCTCCAGTTTTGGTAGTGCATCTATTTCTACGCTGGGAATGAGCAATCGGGCCTGGGTTTCTGTTGACAATAGCAAACGACGTGGGAGGGGTAATGGCTCTCTTTGTGGTTGCAATGGTAATCTTGATATACTTAGTGAGCAAAACCGGGGACCAAGGGCCTCAAAGCCTAAGGGTCAAATGACTGAAGAACAAGGATCTTCTGttgataataacaaatttagCAAGGCTACTGTCAAGATTCTTGATGAGTCATACAACAGGCCAGATTTTGTCACTGACTACAAAGATGCtaaatttttcatcatcaaGTCATATAGTGAAGATAATGTTCACAAGAGCATCAAGTACAGTGTCTGGGCCAGCACACCAAATGGGAACAAAAAGTTAGATTCTGCTTATCATGAAGCTAAAGAGAAGCAAGAGACATGCCCAGTGTTTCTCTTCTTTTCG GTGAATGCTAGTGCTCAGTTTTGTGGGGTGGCTGAAATGGTTGGGCCTGTTGATTTTGAAAAGAGTGTGGATTACTGGCAGCAAGATAAATGGAGTGGACAGTTCCCAGTCAAGTGGCATATTATTAAAGATGTTCCAAACAGCCAATTCCGTCACATTGTACTTGAAAATAATGACAATAAGCCTGTGACCAACAGTCGAGATACTCAGGAG GTAAAATTGGAGCAGGGAATTGAGATGTTGAACATCTTCAAGAATTATGAAACCGATATGTCAATCCTAGACGATTTTGATTTCTACGAAGATCGTCAGAAAACCATGCAAGAAAGGAAGTCAAGACAGCAAGCTAGCCTGATGACTGTAGGATTAGTTGGAGAAAATGATCATAGAAATGCTGTTACATATTCTACTGATTTCATCAAGCAGATGTCTAAGAGCTTTGCTCAAGTTGTTCGCTTGGACGAGGGTAATAAACAAGGCACTGGTACTGAAAGACCTACCTCTGCCTCTGAAGGTTCTTTGGGTGCCAGAGTTACACTAGAAGATGCCCGCCCAGCTACTGTATCTTCTGCTCAAATTGGTTAG
- the LOC123206716 gene encoding YTH domain-containing protein ECT4 isoform X2, giving the protein MAATQSQGSDRTTDSTKSLSILIMDAEEQPADPDNMKEQPLPAKIESSVSPNSSQGAATLGQTRETAAQTGSFSGGDRSVYSPTIYAPQAQGFYYRGYDNFIGEWDEYAPYVNVEGLELGSPGVYNDNPSLVFHAGYSYSPQMPYGPYSPVTTPSVGGDANMYSPQQFPFSGPPYYQQLVPPSMPYITPPTPASQPEITTLLSADQQNDNMLYGPRPGYPPPVGSFSRGSIPGNPGVLGFHDLQQGFDGLRSGGLWSDWSKPSDRQRPLTPISPAVSPQPVGTFGSFGQNVPMASQQQRSVYGFGSGLNSYNRGYMHSGFNQGSSFGSASISTLGMSNRAWVSVDNSKRRGRGNGSLCGCNGNLDILSEQNRGPRASKPKGQMTEEQGSSVDNNKFSKATVKILDESYNRPDFVTDYKDAKFFIIKSYSEDNVHKSIKYSVWASTPNGNKKLDSAYHEAKEKQETCPVFLFFSVNASAQFCGVAEMVGPVDFEKSVDYWQQDKWSGQFPVKWHIIKDVPNSQFRHIVLENNDNKPVTNSRDTQEVKLEQGIEMLNIFKNYETDMSILDDFDFYEDRQKTMQERKSRQQASLMTVGLVGENDHRNAVTYSTDFIKQMSKSFAQVVRLDEGNKQGTGTERPTSASEGSLGARVTLEDARPATVSSAQIG; this is encoded by the exons ATGGCGGCAACCCAATCACAAGGTTCAGATCGTACCACTG ACTCTACTAAGTCACTGAGCATACTGATCATGGATGCAGAAGAGCAACCTGCAGATCCAGATAACATGAAGGAGCAG CCTCTTCCAGCTAAGATTGAGAGCTCAGTTTCTCCTAATTCCTCCCAGGGTGCTGCCACTTTAGGACAGACAAGAGAGACTGCTGCTCAAACAGGTTCCTTTTCAGGTGGAGACCGTTCTGTTTATTCGCCTACTATCTATGCACCACAGGCACAGGGATTCTACTATAGAG GTTATGATAATTTCATTGGTGAATGGGATGAATATGCCCCATATGTCAATGTCGAAGGATTGGAACTTGGATCTCCC GGGGTTTACAATGACAATCCTTCACTTGTCTTCCATGCTGGATATAGCTACAGTCCGCAAATGCCATATGGACCATATTCCCCTGTCACTACACCTTCTGTAGGTGGAGATGCAAACATGTATTCACCCCAGCAGTTTCCATTCTCTGGGCCACCTTATTATCAGCAGTTGGTTCCACCTAGTATGCCGTATATTACTCCACCAACTCCAGCATCACAACCAGAGATTACCACTTTACTGAGTGCTGACCAACAAAATGACAATATGCTATATGGACCACGTCCTGGTTATCCTCCACCAGTGGGATCTTTCAGTAGAGGCAGCATACCTGGGAATCCTGGTGTGCTTGGCTTTCATGATTTACAGCAGGGGTTTGACGGACTGAGATCTGGAGGACTTTGGTCAGATTGGTCAAAACCCTCTGATAGACAACGGCCTCTGACACCAATATCACCTGCTGTATCTCCACAACCAGTTGGCACATTTGGGTCATTTGGGCAGAATGTTCCTATG GCATCCCAACAACAAAGATCAGTCTATGGGTTTGGATCTGGTTTGAACTCCTACAATAGAGGCTATATGCACAGTGGTTTTAACCAGGGCTCCAGTTTTGGTAGTGCATCTATTTCTACGCTGGGAATGAGCAATCGGGCCTGGGTTTCTGTTGACAATAGCAAACGACGTGGGAGGGGTAATGGCTCTCTTTGTGGTTGCAATGGTAATCTTGATATACTTAGTGAGCAAAACCGGGGACCAAGGGCCTCAAAGCCTAAGGGTCAAATGACTGAAGAACAAGGATCTTCTGttgataataacaaatttagCAAGGCTACTGTCAAGATTCTTGATGAGTCATACAACAGGCCAGATTTTGTCACTGACTACAAAGATGCtaaatttttcatcatcaaGTCATATAGTGAAGATAATGTTCACAAGAGCATCAAGTACAGTGTCTGGGCCAGCACACCAAATGGGAACAAAAAGTTAGATTCTGCTTATCATGAAGCTAAAGAGAAGCAAGAGACATGCCCAGTGTTTCTCTTCTTTTCG GTGAATGCTAGTGCTCAGTTTTGTGGGGTGGCTGAAATGGTTGGGCCTGTTGATTTTGAAAAGAGTGTGGATTACTGGCAGCAAGATAAATGGAGTGGACAGTTCCCAGTCAAGTGGCATATTATTAAAGATGTTCCAAACAGCCAATTCCGTCACATTGTACTTGAAAATAATGACAATAAGCCTGTGACCAACAGTCGAGATACTCAGGAG GTAAAATTGGAGCAGGGAATTGAGATGTTGAACATCTTCAAGAATTATGAAACCGATATGTCAATCCTAGACGATTTTGATTTCTACGAAGATCGTCAGAAAACCATGCAAGAAAGGAAGTCAAGACAGCAAGCTAGCCTGATGACTGTAGGATTAGTTGGAGAAAATGATCATAGAAATGCTGTTACATATTCTACTGATTTCATCAAGCAGATGTCTAAGAGCTTTGCTCAAGTTGTTCGCTTGGACGAGGGTAATAAACAAGGCACTGGTACTGAAAGACCTACCTCTGCCTCTGAAGGTTCTTTGGGTGCCAGAGTTACACTAGAAGATGCCCGCCCAGCTACTGTATCTTCTGCTCAAATTGGTTAG